The sequence TATATTCATCAAGCTTTGCCTGAAGGGACTCTTTTTGATCATGAATGCTCTTCATACGGTTCATGATCTCGTTCCACTTGTCTTTTCCGTTCGTCGGGAACATTTTGACCTGCATGGACAAATCCAGCTGTCTTTTAATCTCGCAGGCCCTTTTATAATATTCCCAGGCGCCCAGCCTTTTCTCTAATGTTTTATCTTTCTCTTTATCCGCATTCAGCTTTTGCTGAAGTTCTTCAATCTGTTTCTTCAGCAGATCCTGCTTTTTCTGCAGATCGGAAAAGTCTTTTTCCTGATTGGCCAAAGCATCAAGCTGCTGGCTGACATCATCGAGCTCCCCAATCAGTAAATTAATCTTTCTCTTTCCCTGCGGAGAAGAAACCAGCAACTTTTCCTTATTGTCATGAGCCAGTTTCTTTACTGTAGAAATTTTATCTCCGCCCTGCAGCATGAAAAAACGGCTTCTTACAGAGTCATTGGACAAGAAAGACAAGCCTTGCAGATCTTCAAGACCTATAGCAAAAATCTTTTCATACATAAAGCGGTTCAAGCCATGCCACCACAGGGCTGGAAGTTCTTCCTCAAATTTTACATGGTCTGCATTTTCAAACCAGCGTTCCTTTTCGTCACGGATAACCTTGTATTCCTGTCCATCCGATCTGACAAATGTAATACTTCCTGTCTTGCCCTGCCACTTTCCTCTGCCGTAACCAAATATCATGTCACGGATAAAGCGGAGCATGGTGGTCTTGCCGCTCTCATTTTCTCCCATAATGACATTGAGTGAATTTTGAGAGGGCTTCCAGGATGCTTTCCTGTATATGCCATAATGGTCCAACCGCAAATCAATGATCTTCATTATTTGCTTCCTCCTCAGTCAGCATCTCAGCGCCTAAGAGCTCTGCCTTTCGAAAAGCACGGACAAGAATATCATCATTGAGTGATTTGATTAACTTGCTGTACCTCATGATTTCTGGCTGTTCTTCAACTATATTTCTTAATGCCTTTTTCTTTTCCTCGGCAGGAAGATCATTCCAGATGTCATACGTACGAAGGTACGTGCCGACAATATCTGGTATCTGTCTTCTTTCTTTCAAATTGATATCCGGACGTGTATTATCATCGATTTTAATGAAATACGCAAAAAGGAATCTGAATTGTTCTTTTTCATTCAATGTCTGGAGAATATATTCCTGCCCATCATCGCTTGATACCATCTCATGCAGAGGACCGCTTCCTGTAAGTACAATACGCACCATGCTTGGTCTGCCCGTAAGTTCTTTAAGGCCGGCTCTTCTTCTGGATATTTCGGTAATAAGCTCTCCAATCTGCTTTAAATTGGATATATCTATGACCATATCCATCCATCGTATAACGTCTGATTCAATGAATTTCAGCGTAACAGTCCCATAAGCGCCCACATCGACAAGGTAACAGCCCCTCGGCCCTATTTCGCTTATATTAAGTCCCTGGATATTGCCGGGATACACGACATACGGTTTTACTGACAAAGTTTTTCTTGTGTGTATATGACCCAGTGCCCAGTAATCAATCCCGGAATTCTTAAGTTCTTCAATCGTGCAGGGCGCATAATTCCCCGATGCTGCCCCGACATCTGTATGGAGCATGCCGATTGCAAATCCGTCTTCCGGATTATGATGAAACCCTTGAGCTAGATCAGTCCCCACATGTCTTGTCTTGTAGCTGATTCCATAAATAGTTGCAGCTTTTTCTCCATCTTTCATCAATGGCAGAGCCTGCACTTCGCTGGAGGAGAAAATATGCACCATATCTGGCAGCGGGATATCGGCACGCCAGGCCTCTTCCGGATCGTGATTTCCATGTACTATAAAAGTTTCAATGCCATTTTCAGCCGCACGATACAATTCACGGGCAAAGGCCATTTGCGCTGCCAAACTATGATGATCACTATTATATACATCACCGGAAATCAAAATAGCATCTACCCGGTTATCGATCGCAGCGTCCACAACCTTTTCAAATGCCTTAAAGGTCGATTTGCTGATTTGTTCATTCCATGGACCACTGCCGCCAAGGCGTACATCTCCAAATGGTTCGCCTAAGTGCAAGTCGGCACAATGTATAAAAGAAAAGTGCTTTCCCATGAGTCCTCCTGATAAAACACAAATTTTCTTTATTCTAACACAAATCTAAGCCGCAACATTTAAAAGTTGCTTTTATTTATCTAGAATTTGAACTTTCTCTGATACCAGGGTGCTTATTTTCAGATACGTATCCAATCAGCACCTGTCATTCTTCCTGAAGGGGAGTGACTGGTGCCGGATCGGTTCCTGGTATTGAAAAAAACTGACCTCTGCCTGTCAGAACAACATCTAACATTCAGTGATCAGCCATTTCAATTTATGCCATTTAATGATAATTACATGGCATTATAGATTTCAGCGACAGCGTCATATTCTTCATCAGTTGGAGATACGTAAACGACTTCTCCGTCCTGATCCTTGTCAATTCTGGCTAATATGATATCGGGTTCTTCTTCAGAATCCATACTTTCAGGAATCGATACCAGAACGGCAAATTCCTTGCCGTCGAACGGTATTACCATATCCTGTACAAAATCTCTGGAATTCCCTTCCGTATCGTCGATTGTCACGATGATTGATTCTTCGGTTTTATTTTCCATAATGTATCCTTTACTTTTTCCCGCCATTCAGAGCGAGATAATGCAGGTAATCCTCGAGAATAACTACTGCTGCCATTTTATCAATAACTTTTTTCCGCTTCTTCCTGCTCACATTCGCAGCAATCAGCTCTTTTTGCGCCATAACAGTTGTAAGCCTTTCATCCCAGAATCTCCAGGGAATGTCAGGAAAGGCTTCTTCCAGTTCATGGGCAAATTCTTCAGTACGTTCGGCGCGCATACCTTTAGTCCCGTTCATGTTTAAAGGCAGGCCCAATACGAACTCTTCCACTTTATACTGATCCGTGAGCTCCCGAAGTCTTGCGAAATCCTTTTCTCTCGTAGTATGCCGGATGGTTTCAACTCCCTGAGCTGTCCAGCCAAAAAGGTCACTTACAGCAACGCCGATTGTTTGAGAACCAACATCAAGACTCATAATACGCATATCAGAGACCCTTATGCTTTATATAGAATCTGACTAATTCTTCTACAAGCTCATCTCTTTCAATGCCCGAGATAAGCTTTCTTGCATCATGCCTGCTGGTAATATATGTCGGTTCTCCAGATACCAAATATCCGACAAGCTGAACGGTTGGATTATGCCCGGCTTCCTTAAGAGCAGCATACACTTCCTGCAAAATCATAGATGCCTGTGTGTTTTCACCTTCGTCGGCATTTTTATTAAATAAAATTGTTTCATCAGAGACTGACATATATATCCCTCCTTAATCAAGCATTCCAGAAATAATTTTAACTCCCTGGGCAACAGCATCTGCAAGCTTGGATACATCCTTGCCGCCTGCCTGCGCATTAGCCGGCTTTCCGCCGCCGCCACCGCCGCAGATCTTGGCAGCCTGGGAAATGACCTTGCCCATATGGATACCTGCTTTAACTGCATCTGGTGAAGCCATGCCTACCAGATTGACCTTATCGCCTGCAGCTGTTCCGAGTATGACAGCAGAAACAGGAAGCTTGGCTTTTACAAAATCTGCAGCTTCACGCAATTCATCCATATTATCGACATGAACAACTGCACCCAGTATGGAAACTCCATTTTTAACTTCAGCATTCTTAATCAAATCTTTGAGCTCATCCTGGACCTTGTTTTTCTTAAGGGCGGATAATTCATGTTCGGCATCTTTCAGTTCTGCCTGCAGTTTTTCAATGCGTTCCAGGATCCCGGTGCTGTTTGATTTCAGTGCATCTGCTGCAGAATTGATAAGCTTTCTGTCTTCCTGCATCATTTCATAAGAAGCCCAGCCTGTGACAGCTTCAATTCTTCTGACACCGGATCCGATGCCGGACTCTCCGATAATTCTGAAGGATCCTAATTCTCCGGTATTGGATACGTGCGTACCGCC is a genomic window of Veillonellaceae bacterium containing:
- a CDS encoding DNA repair exonuclease, with amino-acid sequence MGKHFSFIHCADLHLGEPFGDVRLGGSGPWNEQISKSTFKAFEKVVDAAIDNRVDAILISGDVYNSDHHSLAAQMAFARELYRAAENGIETFIVHGNHDPEEAWRADIPLPDMVHIFSSSEVQALPLMKDGEKAATIYGISYKTRHVGTDLAQGFHHNPEDGFAIGMLHTDVGAASGNYAPCTIEELKNSGIDYWALGHIHTRKTLSVKPYVVYPGNIQGLNISEIGPRGCYLVDVGAYGTVTLKFIESDVIRWMDMVIDISNLKQIGELITEISRRRAGLKELTGRPSMVRIVLTGSGPLHEMVSSDDGQEYILQTLNEKEQFRFLFAYFIKIDDNTRPDINLKERRQIPDIVGTYLRTYDIWNDLPAEEKKKALRNIVEEQPEIMRYSKLIKSLNDDILVRAFRKAELLGAEMLTEEEANNEDH
- a CDS encoding DUF1292 domain-containing protein; this encodes MENKTEESIIVTIDDTEGNSRDFVQDMVIPFDGKEFAVLVSIPESMDSEEEPDIILARIDKDQDGEVVYVSPTDEEYDAVAEIYNAM
- the ruvX gene encoding Holliday junction resolvase RuvX translates to MRIMSLDVGSQTIGVAVSDLFGWTAQGVETIRHTTREKDFARLRELTDQYKVEEFVLGLPLNMNGTKGMRAERTEEFAHELEEAFPDIPWRFWDERLTTVMAQKELIAANVSRKKRKKVIDKMAAVVILEDYLHYLALNGGKK
- a CDS encoding IreB family regulatory phosphoprotein, with the protein product MSVSDETILFNKNADEGENTQASMILQEVYAALKEAGHNPTVQLVGYLVSGEPTYITSRHDARKLISGIERDELVEELVRFYIKHKGL